In Cotesia glomerata isolate CgM1 linkage group LG3, MPM_Cglom_v2.3, whole genome shotgun sequence, one genomic interval encodes:
- the LOC123260913 gene encoding uncharacterized protein LOC123260913, whose protein sequence is MFTLKNTSNSTLLLGPPITAKSFLFEAAMHWAEKGNLVFFITPSPLKSFPAQYHDRKDVPPAIYDMIKFLYLETYDVLAEQLVDLHTFSKLPSLILVDNLDTYIKGVQNTELEDMHIAKLCAVLHDSVNACSRVKKCQVLLCASITGTSLQSTPYPLYFDNIWYLTVEKDTDELIIKFTEVSTNSESEIKEPKAFEYRKFRDKTLILTKIFNVNLD, encoded by the exons atgtttactttaaaaaatacttcaaatTCAACGCTGTTACTTGGACCACCGATCACTGCTAAATCATTCTTATTTGAA GCTGCTATGCACTGGGCAgaaaaaggaaatttagttTTCTTTATTACTCCAAGTCCATTGAAATCTTTTCCCGCTCAGTATCATGACCGAAAGGATGTACCGCCCGCAATATATGACATGATCAAATTTCT ATATCTTGAAACTTATGATGTATTAGCAGAACAACTGGTAGACTTACATACTTTTTCAAAACTTCCGTCGCTAATTTTAGTTGATAATCTCGATACTTACATCAAAGGTGTGCAAAACACTGAACTTGAAGATATGCATATAGCTAAACTATGCGCTGTTTTGCATGACTCTGTAAACGCCTGTTCCAgagttaaaaaatgtcaagtaCTTCTTTGCGCTTCAATAACCGGTACCAGTTTACAAAGTACTCCTTACCCTTTGTACTTTGACAATATATGGTACTTGACGGTTGAAAAAGACACCGATGAATTGATCATCAAGTTCACTGAGGTTTCAACCAACTCCGAAAGCGAAATCAAAGAACCGAAGGCCTTTGAGTATCGGAAATTTCGAGATAAAACGCTTATTcttactaaaatatttaatgtcaatttagattaa
- the LOC123260922 gene encoding 40S ribosomal protein S27-like, whose amino-acid sequence MPLAVDYLHPSPQEEKRKHKLKRLVQKPNSYFMDVKCPGCYAIKTIFSHAQRPVECDGCRTILCTPTGGKARLTEGCSFRRKVQC is encoded by the coding sequence ATGCCGCTTGCTGTAGATTATCTGCACCCATCTCCTCAAGAGGAAAAGAGAAAGCACAAGTTGAAAAGGTTGGTTCAAAAGCCCAACAGCTACTTTATGGATGTCAAATGTCCAGGATGCTACGCCATCAAGACTATTTTTTCACACGCCCAACGACCAGTTGAATGTGATGGCTGCCGCACAATTTTGTGCACACCCACCGGTGGAAAAGCTCGTTTAACCGAAGGATGCTCCTTCAGAAGAAAAGTACAGTGTTAA